The nucleotide sequence CGATTTTGAAATGAAGACAGACGCAGCCACTTTACTGCAAACACTTCATAGATCGACAAGAGTACGCTCACAAGTTTTTGAGACTTTGAAAAACATTTTGGAAGTACAGACAGCTATAAGACGTGTGTTGGTGAGTAACTTTATTCAACGTGAATTTGAATCACGCTCTGCAATCATGATTCAAAGCAAGATAAGAGCTAACTCCCCGAAACATAGATACCAAACATTGAAAACGGGAACTATATTGATTCAAGCATTAGTTAGGAGGAAGCAATCTCAAGAAAAgttgaaacaattgaagattcaaGCGGAATCCGCTGCCAGTTTGAAGAACTCCGCTGCTGGAATTCAGAAAGAACTTATCggattcattgaagaacttatttcaaatattaaagaaaacgATGCCAAGACTACTGAATATAAAAGTCTCTTGAAGCATACTTCTTTGCCAGTTGTTACTGGTACTAATGAAAGAACCGCAGCATATATTTCGACCAAGAACCAAGTTGAAGAGGATAAAGTAACTATACGAACGATTTTAACTAAGTACGAAACGTTAAAAGATCTTTGTCGAAAAGAATTAAAGTCCTTAGAATCTCTGGAGAAAGGTGTCAacgatgaaaaatttgcaTCGTCTTTGCAATCAAGCCTGGAACTAATAAAGAGAGATATTTCAGACTTAAGGATTAATGCAATTGAGAAGGATAATGAACGAACTTCTACTTCATCCGAATTGAAAGATGGCACCGATTGTACCGATAATGCTGTTGTCCAAATATTGACTAAGAGACAAGGAGACTTGATTAACGACCTTGTTAATGTAGTTTTTCTAGAATTCCAAATTCCCCAAAGAGGGAGAACAAAGGATTGCGAACATTTCTATCCAGTAAAGTTACTAATATCCATTGTAAATCTGATGAACAAATTTGGTTTAAGAAAGAGTTCACATTCCATCTTGAAACAGACTGTACAAGATTTAATAGGTAAGATTTCATCTATGGATGCTAAGAAGTGTGTGACATTTGGGTTGTATTGGATAATCAGTCTTCACAAACTTTCCTCTCTCCCACAAGAACCGGCTGTACTTAATAAATTACAAGACAAATTTTATAAGACCTGGTTAAAGCAATGTTTCAATCAAATGAAGACTGTGGACTCCATTCTCATTCTTTTTGATACCATTTCCGAATTCACATTGTTTTTCCAAGGCACAACAGAATTATTAACAAACATCATCACTGCTCTTCTCCAACATATTAATGCCAAATGgtttaatgatttattaataaaacaaaatacTCTATCATGGACCCATGGACTAGAGAAGGATTCTGAGATCAAGAAAGTATTGGATTGGTGTAATTCTCACAAGATAAGGAATTCCACCGAATATTTACGCAATGTTAACCAAGCATGCAAATTATTACAGTTAAGAATATCGAACATTTCTGATTTCCAACTTGTTTGTGAGTTTTGTTATGATCTAAGTTCTTTACAAATGCACGCATTGTTGACTAAATACAGACCCAcacaatttgaaaaaccGATCCCTGTGGACGTGTTGAATCACCTCTCGAATACTGCGAGAAGAGAGAGAACAACAATGAAGAGGGAACTCACATTGGATGCAGGCACTGAAACGTATTCAGTTGAAAATCTTTTCCAAGGCCATCCTATTGAAGCAAGCGACGAACATGATGACATCAATCAACTCATTAATCAACTACCCTCAGATAAGGACTTCCCAGTAATTAAGGAACTTGGGAGTCTGTTAGCCTAATGTAGATCACATATATAGAACTTTATAAACGCATAGAATAGAACTTAATTGTTATTATCGTCACAATTCACGGACGGGTGGTTACCCGAAAGTGTTGCATAATAATTTGACAGTCCGAATACACCTTGCAAtattcaatgaatgaatggACTTTACGTTCTTTGTCACTGAATGTTACTTAATAAACACAAATCAAGTTTTTGTATCAGCAATCGATAGACCAATTAACCGTCTGGGAACGCATCGAATTATGTCTTCCATTATAACATCCCTAACACCAAACCAAGtcaatgatgaattgaataagaTGCAAGCCTTTATTAGAAAGGAAGCTGAAGAGAAGGCCAAggaaattcaattgaaagcTGATCAAGAgtatgaaattgaaaagacaaGCATTGTTCGTAAtgaaacaaacaatatCGACGTCAATTATGAAGCaaagttgaagaaacttTCCTTGAAGCAACAAATCACTAAGTCTACGATTGCTAATAAGATTAGATTGAAAGTATTGAGTGCTAGAGAGCAATCATTGgaccaaatatttgatgagGCTAAGGAAAAGCTAGCAAGTCTTGCTAAGAATGAAAGTACTTATAAGCCTATTTTACAAGCTTTAATTTTGGAAGCACTATTAAGACTATTGGAGCCAAAGGTTATAATCAAAGTTACTGAAAAGGATGCCAAGTTGGTTCCATCTTTACTCGATggtttgaagaaacaatacaaagaaattaccaagaaagatattgaaatcGTTGTTTCCAAGGAACATTTAAGCAAGGATATTGCTGGTGGGTTACTTGCCACTGATGCCAATGATAAGATTGAAGTTAACAATACTTTAGAGGAAAGATTGGAACTGTTGAGTCAAGAAGCACTTCCTGCCATTAGATTGGAGATGTTCGGTCCATCCAAGACCAGAAAGTTCTTTGACTAAGCCTCCttctccttttcttttctctcCACCCCATTATTTACCTAATTATAATAGAATAATATACTTATCTCATTTACATAAACATCTTTCAAACGAATATCTGCCattaatttgtttatttagAACATGTTGCAACGTGTAAGCCGTTtccaatgaaaaaataattgaagAACAGGCATCCTTTAGTTTGCAAATCAACACTTGACAAACAAACCAAATCGCCTTTGAATGGAAGTACTCCTAACATAACTAACCATAAAGATTAATCTAATACCTTCCCAATCTGGATAATTTACTTGTTAATAACTTCAATCTTTATTTCAACAACTAGCTGGTCCGTGGAATAGTTATGCTCGCTAATGCTAATTCGATCGCCTCCTCATCTTCCATGAATATTTCACAACCGCTGTCGTCATATGACATTAAAGTGATCCAATATAAGTCAGCCCTTTATAGATTAACTGATTTAACTAATTACCTTAGCCTGTTATCGACCAGtttacaaaaaaataagaCTCAACAAATAATTCCATTAATCAATTACATTCTATCCCTATGTGACGGACACCTTTTCAACGTTCATCCTGTATTAAGAAAACgatatttattattatgtgaATTCAAACCATGCAAAAATTTAGAGATTGTTCCAGCATTATCTACCAACTTTATTGAGTTAGAAGTGGAATTTCCCACGATATCCACTGACTTAGAACTGTTCAAGcaaaaaatatatgatAATTCACTACAATGGAAACTATTGTACTCGTTACAATCCCTAACTGATAATGCTACTAAGATATATAATAGAAAATTAAGGCAAATTCGTTTGGAAAGAACAACAAGAGGATCTCAGCCCTTCGATATCAATTGCGTAAAAGATATCCTTCAATCAAAGGAAATGAGCCTTTGTTTAGACTTTGCAGTTCTGATTAGGGATCCTATCAAGGATACCACTAATAGAGCATTTATTAAGTTACAATGGCAAGTAATGGATAAAGTAATAAAATGCATACAGGAACAAGTTTTCCCTATCATCCGAATATATAATAACCAGCTACAGAAATTTTCGAGGACGAAACTTCTCTCTGATTTACCCTGTAGGCAATATTCGTTGCATAGGGTATATGCTACATATTTAAGGTTAGCGAACATATTGGATATAATGTTTAATCTTATTCGACAGATATATCTACCCAATAGAGATAGTTTGCGAGATTTAAGATTCAAATTGGTGACAAAGAATGTGATATCATATGAGGAACTCTTGAAACAATTAGAATCGATTTCAGAAGCAAGAAGCGTTCCATTAATGGAtgaattgttgaaaattttgggTAGCTATTCGAGAAGTGATGTCGCCATCTTTCACGTGGAAACTATTGTCATacttgaagaattcaaaaaagGACTTTCTAAGAGTATGCTGTTGGCAAGAAAAGTCTTAAGCTTAATAACTCAATGGTTGGAGATGTGGAAATTTGGAGTCAATAATAAGGAAGCTCTTGATAAAATCTCGAATCTAAATGAACGACAactaatgaaattttataatgAAAGAGTGGTGGTAGATAAATTAACTCACctagaaaaaagaaatgcAGCTTCGAAGATTGCTATTTCTGAGTGCTCCTCACCGTCACCGGCAATGGATGATAATAAGATGCGAAGGCGACTTTCTGTGAGAGTTACATCCTCTAATGGTGCATCGCCTCAAAAACTTTCTCCATTGCAAAGAAGCAGAAGTTCCTCTATTGAACATGGTAGTAAGTTAATAATCTCACCCCTTGTGCGGTCTCAACACAAGAAGGATTTGAGAGCACCTGATCGTTCTTCTCCAACTATTTCGAGGAAGGGATCTATCGTAGACCAGTTAACCAAAGGGACTAATGATGATGGGGGAGTGCCTTCTCGAATAAGGGGGAACCGTCCAAGATCGTCCTCTTTACAGTCTTCATTTACTCCAAAGAAGCCGACAAGACAAAGACCTCCTCCTGAATCGATTGCCCAGCGGTCGAACTCTTTGGAAGCCACGGCGACTTTGAATCAAAGGATGATACAGAATACTGTAAAACACTTAATGGTTCGTCCTAATAGTAAGATATCCAAGATGAGCGAACGTATTGACGTGATATCCCCCCCTCCATCCATTTCCATAGCAAATGCATCATCAACATCGACATCCTCCTCTagttcttcaaatcaaagTTACTCCAGTACATCAAGTAGACCTCCATCTCCAATGCGcaaaaagaatttaacAACTCTGAACCATTCCAGTGCTAAACCTTTAAAGGGGAAATACAAGACTGAAGAGACTAACAAGGAGCCTTTGCCTAATTTTGATGCACTAACGCTAGACTTAGAAACCGAGATAAAGGAGGAGGTAgctgataatgaagatgacaGTGAGGACAGTAATACAACTACTGAGAAAATTACCAAAAAGGTAAGATTTGTTGGTGTTCCTGCGTTTCAGGAGGACGAAGACCCGATACCCACAAGGAAAGGGTGGTACAAGAAACCCCCTGTTTTGTATTATCCACCTATATCCGCCCAAAATTCCATGCTTATGAAGATTCGATTGAGACAGGAAGGTACTGCCTTCAAAACAAGCTTAAGGAAACAGAATAAGGATGATGCTGACGATGAGGGTAAGAGGGCTCCCGTTATACTAAGCATGAATGATGTTGCCGTGAAGGAGAGTCCGACCCGTCGGCTGGCAGCCAAGTTGAGAGAAAAGCTCAGATAAGCTGCAAAACCTAGCATTACACGTAcatattaaatattctaatCAATTAATGATCCAAATGGCTTTTACAGTCTATACGGTATTATCAACTAAATTTTGCGTCGCTGCTATACGGAACGCGTTGTTttcttgttgaaattttcttgtCAGTCACGTAAACGTCAAGTGGAATACTCAGATTGCTTGTTTGTCGATTAAAGCAATCGAAGCAACTGAACTGAACTGACTTGAAGTGTGGTAGTAACGTGTAGCTGACTGTTTTGAATCAGAGAGAAAAagtgaaaagaataatgTTAAACTTCAATCAATTGGTCTCACTGTTTGCCCTGTTCACGTGGCACATTGTTGAGTTCGCCTCAGcatcatcttcctcttctagTTATTCACCAATGGTCCTTTCACTACCTGCATTTACCACTGAATGTTTATATCATGATATTTTGAACGATGAAGACACTTTGGTGGTTAGTTATCAAGTTATGACGGGTggtaattttgaaattgattttgagATTACTGCTCCAGACGGATCCCAATTAGTCCTagagaaacaaaagaagtATTCCGATTTTGTATTGAAATCATTCGGTTTGGGTCAATACACTTTTTGTTTCACGAATTCTTATGGGACTGCtttaaagaagattgaattCACTTTGGAgatggaaaagaaattggataattctAATGTTAACGCTGAAGATATCGTCGCATCAAAtgccattgaagaaattgaaagaaactTGAATAAGATTACCAAAACTTTGAACTATTTAAGAGCAAGAGAATGGAGAAATATGTCTACCGTGGAATCCACTGGATCAAGACTAGTTTGGTTGTCATTATTAGTTATGGGTGTCATGGTTGGTATTAGTGCCGTCCAAGCCTTTgtcattcaattcttcttcaagagTCGTCAAAGAAATTTCGTTTGATCCAATGATGTATATGTGTAATGtgtatataatataattagcaatacattttaaaaatgatttcagaaattatatatttacCACTGTTAATATGAACGTTAATAAAAAGGAACCTTTAAAGAATCTATTGTCTGTTAGATTTGCCATTCTGGATGAATCAATGTTCagcattttcaaaaacCCATCCTTGGtcattatttctttattgatGACAAGTATATTTCCCCTCATCAACCATCGAACTGATATTAGACTCAATAATCCCACACCGATGAGTATAGATGATAATTTACCCACTATAATACCTGCGACAATGCCAAAAAGAGAACCAAGACATAATTGTCTGTATTGAGGTTGTTTTTTAACCACAGGAGGTTGGATCgtaatttcatcttcaacgAGGGGGGCGTCATTATGAATGAGATGAGTAGTCGAGGTTAACTTCGGAATGGACCATAATCCTCCAGTGAGCATGCCTGCTCCAAACAAAGCCTTGACAGTAAATGAAGATGGAGCCTTTATATATCCTATTCTAGAGCTAGATCTAGCAGCTGGCAATGCCAGTCTGTTGATCCCTAACCTTGATAAGTTGACAAATGATAATTTGGAAGCAAACATATGAAGTAACTTAAATGTAACGGTCGCTTTGTTCAGTGTACCATCCTTGTAGTTTGGTCTGTAGTTCAACACTTTTTTCCTCCCTTATTAACAGCATCGGAGAGTTCAATTAATCGACAAGCGTTGAGACATTATGAACGACACAATTTCATCGGGTTCGATAATTAAATACATTATTTACGTACTATTTAGTAGTTGGAGCTGTCGTTGGCCGATTGCTATCCTGGTCAACCTGTTGACGCCTACGGGCACCCTCTCTAGCCCAGAATTCATCTCTATATATCTCCCAACCCTCTTGTACTTCAGCACTGAATGCTCTGGgaatcaatatcaattttaCATCAACGGCACCAATTCGAGGTTGTGATCGTAGGGCAACACTTCTCCAAAATATAACTATTGTATTCTGTTCAGCTAATCTAAGAAGATTGGTTAAGAAGTACAAATTGCAATATGCAATCTTTCGACTCATATATCGGATTAAATCTGCCACTCTTTCATCCCACATGGAGCCCACTTTCACTAATTTCACGTTAAATTGTCGAAGCCCCTTATTAGCTGAAACAAAGAATCGTCGAGGAATAATTATTGTTCTTTTGTATTGCCCACTTAATCGAAACAAGACCAAAGTAATGAGGATGAAGCAAAGTgtaaattgaagagaaaatCGATACATTTTACCTAATGATCGTCCCAAGTCATCATCAAAGTACAACTCATAAAGAACAAACCCAGCTACACCGGTTAAGCAAGATATAAAGCACGTAAATTGccattttaattttctttcttgacGAGCTTGCTTCCTTAGATCATCTTCTAAgattaataaatttctaaatattttggaTGCTGGAGAAATATCGCTAGAGCTTTTCAAGTTCTTCCCACTTGATGTTCGACTGTTTGATCTTTTACGGATGCTATTTTCGTCTTTTTGATTATCTTTGATTGAAGGCATTAGATTCTTATCGGTGTTGTCTGAGCCGGAATCAGATTGGGAGCTTGCTTTCACATTCTCTATTGGCTCTATTGGATCAGTCATTTTATCAATTGGTTTATTTTTCGGTGTCAGATTCTTATTCTCAATTGGAGAAGCAGCAGCATTGATATTaaagttttcttcttcattattgcTCAATTTCAAGGTCGGCAACactaattcttcttgattGCTGCATCCTTCTTCCATATCCCCTTTTGTAGTTATCGGCAATGATGGGAGATATATCCACTCTTAAGCCACCTTATGAATAAGATCGTCTGTTTAGGTTGGTTCTGTGACTTGTAGTTGAGATTCGTTAAGgatcaaaattgaaaaaatatcagTTAGCACTATTCTAGTTCACTATGGAAACGCCATAACTAAACCCAGTTAACCCAAACCCACACTTCAATGTTGGATTACATGGAATACGTTGTCAAAACATTCCACCAGCTTACCAATTGGAATCCTCAGGCCAATAGCTATGAACATCTTACTGATACTTCAGAGGCCCTACTGGATTTCACAATACccaattctttcaaattccaattaTCCAATAACTCCTCTCCTTATACATATAATACCCTGGAGATTACTGCAAGACAAAATAATAGGCATCCTCAAAGGATTAATGGTTATTTGACCTATTTGTATACAAATGTGAAGAACCTTCACGATGCGATACATAATTCTAACGATATATCATTACAGGATGCTACGCAGACGTATAAGCATGTTCAACCGTCCTTTAATacaaaaaagaaatcaattGTAGATCACGAAGGGGAGAATGCGTCTCTTTATTACGGtagaatatattatccGACTTCTGATCTGGAGGCGATGGTGATGAAACGGTTGAAGCGAAATAGTCAACTTACTTTCAAATGGCTGAGCAGTCCCATTAACAATCTAAACATATTAACCATATATTGGCAATTAAAAACAAGACAAGATAGAAATTTGCATGAATTTATATATTCAACTAATGATTCTCTTTGCGGTTATAGGGT is from Naumovozyma castellii chromosome 6, complete genome and encodes:
- the ERP2 gene encoding Erp2p (ancestral locus Anc_7.108), which codes for MLNFNQLVSLFALFTWHIVEFASASSSSSSYSPMVLSLPAFTTECLYHDILNDEDTLVVSYQVMTGGNFEIDFEITAPDGSQLVLEKQKKYSDFVLKSFGLGQYTFCFTNSYGTALKKIEFTLEMEKKLDNSNVNAEDIVASNAIEEIERNLNKITKTLNYLRAREWRNMSTVESTGSRLVWLSLLVMGVMVGISAVQAFVIQFFFKSRQRNFV
- the SPO7 gene encoding Nem1-Spo7 phosphatase regulatory subunit SPO7 (ancestral locus Anc_7.104), with product MEEGCSNQEELVLPTLKLSNNEEENFNINAAASPIENKNLTPKNKPIDKMTDPIEPIENVKASSQSDSGSDNTDKNLMPSIKDNQKDENSIRKRSNSRTSSGKNLKSSSDISPASKIFRNLLILEDDLRKQARQERKLKWQFTCFISCLTGVAGFVLYELYFDDDLGRSLGKMYRFSLQFTLCFILITLVLFRLSGQYKRTIIIPRRFFVSANKGLRQFNVKLVKVGSMWDERVADLIRYMSRKIAYCNLYFLTNLLRLAEQNTIVIFWRSVALRSQPRIGAVDVKLILIPRAFSAEVQEGWEIYRDEFWAREGARRRQQVDQDSNRPTTAPTTK
- the FUN14 gene encoding Fun14p (ancestral locus Anc_7.107) → MFASKLSFVNLSRLGINRLALPAARSSSRIGYIKAPSSFTVKALFGAGMLTGGLWSIPKLTSTTHLIHNDAPLVEDEITIQPPVVKKQPQYRQLCLGSLFGIVAGIIVGKLSSILIGVGLLSLISVRWLMRGNILVINKEIMTKDGFLKMLNIDSSRMANLTDNRFFKGSFLLTFILTVVNI
- the GIP4 gene encoding protein phosphatase regulator GIP4 (ancestral locus Anc_7.61), which translates into the protein MLANANSIASSSSMNISQPLSSYDIKVIQYKSALYRLTDLTNYLSLLSTSLQKNKTQQIIPLINYILSLCDGHLFNVHPVLRKRYLLLCEFKPCKNLEIVPALSTNFIELEVEFPTISTDLELFKQKIYDNSLQWKLLYSLQSLTDNATKIYNRKLRQIRLERTTRGSQPFDINCVKDILQSKEMSLCLDFAVLIRDPIKDTTNRAFIKLQWQVMDKVIKCIQEQVFPIIRIYNNQLQKFSRTKLLSDLPCRQYSLHRVYATYLRLANILDIMFNLIRQIYLPNRDSLRDLRFKLVTKNVISYEELLKQLESISEARSVPLMDELLKILGSYSRSDVAIFHVETIVILEEFKKGLSKSMLLARKVLSLITQWLEMWKFGVNNKEALDKISNLNERQLMKFYNERVVVDKLTHLEKRNAASKIAISECSSPSPAMDDNKMRRRLSVRVTSSNGASPQKLSPLQRSRSSSIEHGSKLIISPLVRSQHKKDLRAPDRSSPTISRKGSIVDQLTKGTNDDGGVPSRIRGNRPRSSSLQSSFTPKKPTRQRPPPESIAQRSNSLEATATLNQRMIQNTVKHLMVRPNSKISKMSERIDVISPPPSISIANASSTSTSSSSSSNQSYSSTSSRPPSPMRKKNLTTLNHSSAKPLKGKYKTEETNKEPLPNFDALTLDLETEIKEEVADNEDDSEDSNTTTEKITKKVRFVGVPAFQEDEDPIPTRKGWYKKPPVLYYPPISAQNSMLMKIRLRQEGTAFKTSLRKQNKDDADDEGKRAPVILSMNDVAVKESPTRRLAAKLREKLR
- the VMA4 gene encoding H(+)-transporting V1 sector ATPase subunit E (ancestral locus Anc_7.63), which codes for MDFTFFVTECYLINTNQVFVSAIDRPINRLGTHRIMSSIITSLTPNQVNDELNKMQAFIRKEAEEKAKEIQLKADQEYEIEKTSIVRNETNNIDVNYEAKLKKLSLKQQITKSTIANKIRLKVLSAREQSLDQIFDEAKEKLASLAKNESTYKPILQALILEALLRLLEPKVIIKVTEKDAKLVPSLLDGLKKQYKEITKKDIEIVVSKEHLSKDIAGGLLATDANDKIEVNNTLEERLELLSQEALPAIRLEMFGPSKTRKFFD